GTTGAAATCCGTTGCGCCACAAGTACTGTAATCGCTTGTTGCATGGCGGCATCTTGTTTCAAATTAGCCCGCAAATTGGCGTCAGTTTTGAAGTCTAAGGCAGAAAATGAATCATCGAAAATATACACTGGAGCTGGTTTAATCAACGTCCGGGCAATTGCTAACCGTTGACGTTGACCACCTGAGAAGTTATCCCCGTTTTGTTCTACTCGTAAATCCAAACCACCTTGTTCACGAATAAATTCACCTGCTTGCGCTAACTCTAAAGCGTGCCACATTTCATCATCAGTTGCGTCAGGCTTCCCATATTGTAAGTTTGAACGCACCGTCCCAGTAAAGAGGACGGCTTTCTGTTGCGTAATTGAAATATCGTTGTGCAAATCTTTTTGCGTTAATTCACGAATATCTTGCCCGTTCAGCTTAATTTCACCCTTTTCAATATCGTAAAGGCGGGGAATTAAGTTCACCAACGTTGATTTACCTGAACCTGTTCCACCAATGATGGCCACGGTTTGACCAGCAGTAGCGGTAAAGTTAATATCTTGCAACGCTAACTGTTCAGCGCCAGCATAGCGAAAATCAACATGATCAAATTGTAACTTCGTGGGTGCGTCGACAATTAATTTGTCCTTAGGTTCAGTCGGATCAACTACTGAATTTTCCAATGCTAACACTTCATTAATCCGCACGGCTGAAGCTTGCGCCCGGGGAATGAAGACAAACACCATTGAAAGTTGCATGAAACTCATCAGAATTTGAGTGGCATATGTCATAAACGCCACTAAGTTACCAACTTCCATTGATTGGGCGCCAATCAAGTGCGCACCATACCAGACAATCGCAATGTTCACCGCTGACAACACGAACGTCATAATTGGGAACATAAATGATGTAATAATGAAAACCCGGCGGGCAGTTTTCATCATATCAGCGTTCGCGCCATCAAACCGATTTTGTTCATACGCATCTTGATTGAAGGCCCGAATTACGCGCACCCCCGTCAAACCTTCTTGGAAGACCAAGTTAATGCGGTCGGTTTTCTTTTGCAAGCTCTTGAACAATGGAACGGCAAAATACATAATGCCAATCACCGCAATCGCCAAAATTGGGAGTGCCACGGCGAACACAATCGTTAAAGTGTGATCCTTCGTGTAGGCCATAATCCCAGCGCCGACTAACATAATTGGTGACATAATCATCATCCGCAACATCGTTTGCATGACATTTTGAATTTGGGTGACATCATTTGTCGTCCGGGTAATCATCGTGGCGTTCCCCATTGAATCAAACTCGCGGTTCGACAAATTCGTAATCTTGTCAAATAGTTGAAAACGTAATTTCTTCCCTAGTTTTTGGGATTGCGTAGAAGCAAAATACACATTCACCGCCGCCCCAGTCACCCCAATAAAGGCCACCAAAAGCATTTTTGCCCCCGTGTGCCAAATGTAGGGAATATCTTGTTGCGCGACACCTTTATTGATGATGTCACTGGTCACAGTTGGTAAGTATAAATCGGCCGACACTTGGACGATTAGGAAGGCCACCGCTAAGATGACCGCCCACCACTGCAAATTTTTCTTTGCTAGTTTAAACATATAATTCATATACCTTTCTTTTTTTGTTGGTATTGTTAGTCTGCAACAAGTTGTTTAGGCCAATACTATTCCGCTTGCGTATTGTTTGCCAATGCCACAGTATGTGCTCCGCCGAAAAACCGTTTCTTAAGTTTGAGCATTATTACTGACTAGCCAAGTGGAGTTTAACAATACGTAAGGCTAATAGCGTAATTTAGTACCTACCTAAAAGCTACTTTAACACACTAACAACACCTTAATTATTTTCGTAAAGCATTCACTTTTATGGAACACTATCAAAAAGTTACCGCATTCAATTGTACGCTTGTAAACTTGATTGACAAGGATTTAGGCTTGGAAGTAATGAAATTGCAATGTTCATACTAAAAAAGCGATCAAAACTTACGCTTCAATCGCTTCTTAAATTCACCTGTTTGAGATATTGTTCTCGAATTATATCTATTTATTTGGGAGTATTTGCACAAATTTGTTGCATTCATCTATTTTACAACATCCCTGTGCAAAAACATGATAAAATCCTAACTAATAAAACTTAGCGAGGTATTTCACATGTTAAAAAACAATTTATTATTGGGTGGTACTTTAATTTCATTTTTTATAATGTTGGTTGAAATTATGCTAGTTGCCTTGTTAAACATCCTTACTCCTCTCGTATTTGAAGTAAAAGTCATTGATACTGATCAAACTTTCCAATTTTGGGCGACTTCACTAGGTGGTGTCACTATTCTAACCATCGTTATTTTTGTTGCTTTCGTCGTCCTTGATATTTTAGCGATTAAATCCACACATAAATAAGGAGCGGTATTATGGGGGGCGCTTTTATTATGGACCTCGCAAAATCTCAGTTCATAGAAAAAACCGCCAAATTAATAGCGGTTGTAAGTTAGATATTGTTATTTTAAATTTCAAACGTGTTTAGTAGCAATTAACCATGTACCGCGCAGTTTCACGGCAATGCATTACTTATTAGACAGCAAGCGCCCAACCATCAAAATCAGTGTGACTAACATAACTAAAGAAACTAATACTAATATTTCAACGGTTAACATATATTCTACCTGTTACTTTCTTTCCAACTTTGAGAGCGCCCCGCATGTTTTGTATTGTCTACAACATTGTGACTCCTTCATGTGGATAACGCATAGCTGATAGAATTAACTAATCCCGTCTAGGCTCAGTGTAACAGCTTCTATCCTAATACGATACGCTTTGGGGCAGAAACATATCCATCTCGTGAAAAAAGACCCGGTTCTCTGATAGAATCGGGTCTTTTGGTGTAGGATAACGGCCGAAGCCTATTCTCCACGCTACTTATTTAAATAATAATGTTAAATCGAAATCTTTCCCATCACGACAAGGACAATTGCCAATATCGCGAGGAGTGTCACAATTACGGCGACAAGTTTTTCTTTGTTACTTAAGCCTGCAGCACCGGCATCACGACGGGCGCGGTAGTAGGCGTAGAAGCCTGGTACGTAAGCAATCATACATAAGATTAAGTAATGTAACCCTGACAGCGCCAACACAAATAGTTGGAATGCAAGGGCAATAATTCCAATGATTAATTGCCAGTAATTGCCTTTTTCATGACGGAGCTGCCATGCGACTTTGATTTGGCTCATGCCGACGAACACGTACGTAATAACAATCGCAACTGTCGCCATTGAAAATGCGAAGTTATAAGCTTGATTCGTGAATAGCAACGTTAATAGGAACAATTGCACCAATACTGCGGTTGCAATCAAGGCAAAACTTGGGGCGCCCTTTTTATTAGCTTTACCAAAGGCCTTTGGCAAAATTTGTTCGCGACTCATTAATTCAAGCGCTTCGGCTGGCAGCATCGTCCATGACAACCATGCCCCCAGAATTGAAATAATCAAGCCGAGGCTAATGAAGGCTCCGCCAAAGTCACCAAGCATTGCTTTAAAAATGTACATCATGCCCGGTTGTTTAATCGCTGCCAATTGCTGTTGATCAAAATAACCGAATGGCAACATTGAGGCCAAAACGTAGATGATTAGTAGGCAAAGCATCCCAATCACAGTCGCCCGACCAGCGTCACTTTTGCGTTTGGCCCGTGCGCCCATCATGACAGAACCTTCAATCCCTACGAAGACCCAGACCATAATCATCATACAACCCTTGAGCTGTTGCAGAATTGTTCCATGACCACTAGCGGTATTTGTAACCATGTTGTGCCAGAAATTCGCTGTGAAAACATCGGCCTTGAAAAATAGAATGCCGACCACGATAAATGTGAACAGTGGAATCAATTTGGCAATCGCCACCACGGTATTCAGCAGTGCGGCGCTTTCAACCCCGCGCATAACCAACCATGTTAAGCCCCATGAAATGATTGATGCACCAATAATTGACGGAATGTTTTGGCCATCGAACATGGGGATAAAATACCCGAGCGAACTCATCAAGACCGTTGCAAACGCCACATTACCTAACCACGCACACATCCAGTAGCCCCAACCACTAAAGAACCCGGCAAATGGACCAAAATCAGCTTGCGCATGTTGAAACAAGCCGGTTAAATGTGGCCGTTTTAAAGTTAAATTATTCATTGCCAGTGCTAATGCCAAAATTCCGACACCCACGATGCCCCATGCAATCAAGGCTTCACCTGGTGCGGCTGATTTGGCAATATCCGAGGGAATCGTAAAAATCCCCACCCCAATTGCTGAACTGACTGAAATCGCGATTAACGGCAATAAGCCGATTCCGTTTTTATTATCCATATTTTCATCCTTTTAATCGTTATGTATATTATTTATCCATACTCATTTATGCATTGCATACGCCAAAATCCGTAACCAAATAAGTATACCGTGCTTTTGCGTACAAAAAAAGTCATTGATATGAACTATCAATGACTTTTAAGCTATGTGCTACTTATTTTGTTCTGTATGGAATAGAAATGTCATCAGGGCAGAACACAAAATCGTGACTACTTGGAACATGTACCCACCGGCATCAATACTGTGGCTACTCATTAATTCCCAAATAAGTATGACAACTAATCCCAGAATACCGCCTATCCAGATTTTCGTGTGGCGAAGGTTAGGTCATTGTTCCAACACCAAATCCAAAGCAACTCGCGAATTAACATAATCATGGCTTCTGACAAGTCTGACACTCGGAAACGATTAATTGTGCGATATGATGGCTGTGCTTCTTGAGTCAGCCACATCGCAATAATGTTTTCTTGGGCGAACTCGGCAATCCGCCGACCGCTACGGGTATATGCGAATAAAACTAGTTTCATCATTAATCGTGGATCATACTCAAGTGGTCGACCAGTAGTATAGACGATGGTTACGTCCATGTCCTCAACTAGTTCGTTAATGTAGTGTGCTACATGAGTTTTATCAGGTTCATAAGCCGTTGGAATATCCAACATGATTTGGTTCATGTTATAATTTTTCATAGGGAATACCTCACTGTGAATAAGGGACGACCGACTTGATAACGTTGCTGTTACAGCGTTATCTTTACATATAATTATACTAAAAAGAGCTTAACCGCACGCTTTTCAGCACTTGGTTAAGCTCTTTTTGGGTCTGGAGTTATGTCCCAGCCCCTTTTTGGTAATCTATTAATTTGTATTTCCGCGAAGCATACTAGATTCTGTCTATTTGGCTCTATCTATTCCAGCATGGGATTCTCATTTCTGTACTTTTGTTAAGAATACTCACGTACCACGGAATATACCTTAGGCACTAGTCTGAGAATTACCACTAACTAACGGAGTGCCGGTAAATTGCTTGGCGGGCGCAGCCTTTACACCGCGACTGGGGGAATGTGTGTGAAACACATATTCCCGCTGAAGATAAGATGAGGACTCTTGGGGATTTATCCCTTAGAGTCCCAGCTTGTCCGAACCGACCAAGACCGTACTTTGGCTTGGGAGGCTGCTTCCAGTGTGGTGCGCCAAGTAATTTAGCGGCACGTAGTGGCCCATTTTTATTCAATCCCACGTCAGACAGAATATATCCGTCTATTTATCCGTTACCGGACGAATAAAACTTTTATCCTTCAAAATGTATTGCTTCCCAGTGGTCAAATCGTATTGAATCATGCGGTAATCAGCAAGGGTCTGCTTTTGAGTCGCAGTCAATTTGTTTTCGGGCACAATTTCACTGTTTTGGTTGAGGATTTCGCCGGCACCGTTATCGCTACTCTTGTTGGCGGCTTTCCCTGAATCAGTTGACATTGCTGGTAATTGTTCAGCGACATTCGTCATCAAGGCGTAGAATGGTGAAACCTTTTGATCCAGGTGCTTCATTAACAATGGTGAGAAGACGTTTGGACTAACGATTTTTGTGTTAGGTAACTTCGTATTCTTGACACCGTGTTCGCGGCTGTACTTGTTTGAATAGATAAACCAGTCTGTTTCGTGCAATTGAATCCCATACTTACTCATGGGAATTGAATTGTAGATACCAGGCAAGTGGTCACCATAGAAGACCACTGAAATTGGTTTTTGAATTGCATCAAGCTTAGCAATGAATGCTTTCAACGCTTGGTCGGTGTAGTGCAAGCCTTCCGTGTAATCTTCAATTTGTGATTTTTCGGATTCGGGCATGTTGTAGTTATTTGCCGTGACTTTGTAAGAGTCCGTTGCGTAATAAGGACCATATGGCCGGTGGTTTTGCATCGTTTCCAAACCAATCAATTGGCCGCCCTTGTGTTGGGCAATTCGTAATTCAACTTCTTTAAACGCTGATTCATCGGAAATGCGGGGATTACGCCCTACTTTGGCGGTGTAAGTCAGCTTGTTTTTACTATTAATGTGGTAGAACTTATTCACACCGTATGCCTTGTAGACATTTTGCCGGTTATACATTGACGCCACATATGGGTGGACGTTGACATTGTAATCAAATAAGTTTTGGAACGCTGGCACTTTTTTCATTTTAGGAATAACTTGCACATATGGCGTCGTCACAGTTGGTGAGAAGTTATTCATCGCCATACTGGTGTACGCTTGGTATTCCATGTTGGCCGTCCCACCACCGTATCCAGATGATAGCATCATGCCTGAAGTCGTTTCCGTCTTCAACTTTTGCAAGTAAGGCATGGCTTCGGCATTCAGCGTCACACCAGGTAAGTGGTCTGGATCTGACAACGTTTCTGACAGAATGTAAATGACCGTTTGCTTACTCATGTCAGATTGTGTCCGGGTTTTGTTGATGTTGTTAGCGACGTTCGTATACTTTTGGGCTAACTTGTTCATCGTTGCCGCGCTGTAGCCCTTTGGTTTCGCCATTATTTGCACGTCCAAATTATTGACAAAGGTAATCAATGGGCCGTTGGCTTTTGCTGCCACGGTTTGGTCAAAGTTCTTTGGATCATAGCCCGCAGCGACCAAGAACTTGTGCGATGGTGACATTTCGTGATTCGTATTGAATAATGAAAAGCCAAGCGCCAAGCTGATAATCAACAAGACTAAACGACCGCGCCAGTGGAAGAATTTAGTAATCCGTGAACGCCATTGGACGAGGACTGCTAAGGCGATTAAAACCGCAATCCCAATCCCAGCATAAACTAATAATTTAGCTGAGACCATCCCGGCAATTTCAGAGAAACTGCCAAGTTCAGCCAAATCGGCAGGTAAAACTGGTTCCTGCCGCATGATGAGCATTTCGTAGCTCCCAATCCCAAACGCTAACATGACTACCGTTAACGTCGTCAGGGCATACCAGAAACGGTTGAATACTGCGAGTAACAGTGCAAACATGATGCTCATAATCGTCATGTTAATCCAGTAGTTATGAGGGAACCGGAATGTAATTTTCAGGGCATATGGCAAATCGAGTTTCAACTGCGTGTAATCCAAGAAGATTACTAACACACTCATCACCGCAAATGCCAAACCGATTTGTTGGAGTTGCACCTTGTGGGCCACAATCCATGCAAAGAAACGTTTGACTGTTTGAGCAATTCGTTCCGCCGTAAATTTAGCGGTGAACGTTTGTAAACGCGTGAAGTGTGTGAGGCCAAAACGGACCAAACCGATGACCGCAAGCACCGCGACAATCGCCACAGCTGCCTTAGTGTAATGGAGAGTCCCTGTAATAGCACTACCAAACTTACCAACATTGGCACGGCGGATAATTTTGTCGACAAAGACATGTTGCATGAATGGTGTTTGAAATAAAACGTACATATCAAACGTGCTTAGCGCAATAATCGCGCCAAGGCGGTTAATTAATTGATTCTTCACACTCACCTTTGTAGCTAACAATACTAGTGCCATCGCACTCAACACAATTGGCAAACTCGTCAATGAGCTAAAACGCATCGCTGCTTCAATTGGGGTGTGTGGCATTTGTAATTGTGCAATTAGTAAGCCAAAGACACTCACTAAGCTCACAATAACCGTTGTGATTAACTGGATTGGCTTCATTTTAGTAGCCAATTGGCGATGCTTAAGGTACATCCCCAAGACAAACAACGTGCCAATCCAGAGGACATTTTGCCCATCACCAAGATTGAGAATGGGCGCCTTAAAGAACGTCGCTTCAAGCGTTGTGATACCAAACAAGCCTAACGCAAACGCATCTAAGCGCGCATTACTCATCTTGGCCATCGTTTGATCGACAAATGGTGCAACTGCAATTGCTAATACTAACCCACCGGCTAACCAGTAGGTGCCGTGCCCAATTGGCGCAACGGCACTTGCTAAATTAGCCAAATGCCTTGTTTCGTGGGGCGCAATCACTGCCATCGCGATGAACGACATCACGGCATAGAATAAAATAATTAGTGCTTGGCGAATTGCCACCGTCACTTTATTTTTAACGGCCACCATTTTATAACCAATCGCCAATGGAATCACGTTGACCATCACTAAACTAAGGTCAAATAAATTCCAACCAACGAAGAACCGTTTCGCGTAAACCGTTTGCTTGGCAAGTCGCTGGGTAAAAGTCGCAAAGCTAGGCTGTTCAATCATTAAAGTGTAAATAACGACGAACACCGCAGCAATGATAATCAGTAAATTTAATCCAAATGCTGATTTACGTTTTTGCATATTTTTAAAAATCCTCTCTCGATATATTCAATTGTCAAAATTACGCTGAAATCAGGCAAATGTAAAGGATATCTACTCATCTGACACACAATCTTAAAATCTCTATTACTTTATGGTAGCTTTTCGCACCATTCACGTGTAAATACTGTAAATATGTACTCCTCGGTCTCGTCCCAATACTAGCTAACACCACCGATGCAGCCAGTGGCTAATTCACTTTTTGGGTTGACAGGTTAAAATTTAATGAGTAAACTACTGGTATACATTAATAATACTTTTGATTTTGATGAGAAGAGTAGATTAATTAGTCGGTTTTACAGAGAAGTATCCACTAGCTGCGAGGATACAAACCAAATACTAATCGAAGATGAACTCTGAATTTCAAGTTGGTTATGCATTTGGGCGCACTGTGCTTACGGTGCCCACAGATTCTCAGCTGACTTGACGGTTCGTGTCGTTATTACACGCAACTATAATTTGTAGTTATTGTGGGTAGCCGTGTGAGCGGTTGCTGAAACAAGGTGGTTCCCGTTACTGACGTCCTTGCTGAATCTTTTTGATTCGGTGGGGACTTTTTTATTTGCTATTATTTCTTTTCCGAACTTGCGACCTGCGAACTTTCATATTCGATTGGCGCTAGTTCCGAATGTCGCCTACTTTGGAGGAGTATTTTTTATTATGAAGAAAGCTTATATTCGTTTTGCCGTGATTGCATTTGCCCTAGCCTTGATTTTGGCGGGCTGTGGTAAAGCTAAATCAACCAGTTCTAATATTACGATTGGCTCGATGGGATCTGATACTGATGTTTGGCGCTACATTGCCCAATCAAAAGAAGCCAAAGACGCCGGCTTAAAAATTACTGTCAAAGATTTGACCAACGTAACCAGCCTCAATCCCGCAACCGTTTCCGGTAACATCGATGTCAACGCCTTCCAAACGGTGGATTACTTGAACGCCTACAACAAGGCAGCCAAGCAAAACTTAGTACCAATTGCGACCACCTACCTCGAACCACTTGGGATTTTCTCGCACAAGTACAAATCCCTCGCTGATGTCAAAGACGGTGCCACAGTTGGTATAGTCAATGATCCAGCCAACGAAGCCCGTGACCTCCAATTGTTAGCTCAATCTGGTCTGATTAAACTTGCCCCTTCATTTAAGGCTGGGACCGGCTCAATCAAGGACATCGCCGCAAATCCTAAGCATTTGAAATTCAAGGAAATCGACTACTCAATGGGTCCCCGCGTCCTTGATTCTTTGGACTTAGTTTTCATCAACAACACGACCGCCTTGGAAGCTGGCTTGAACGTATTGAAAGATTCCGTTTACCGCGAGCAAATCAATGCCACCACAAAAGGCTCAATCAACTTACTCGTGACCACCAAGGCCAAAGCTAAGCAAGCTGATATTAAGAAACTCGGCAAGCTGTACCACTCAGCCTTCGTGCAAAAATACATCAAAGACAAGTTCCAAGGTACCAAAGTTGATGTTAATAAGCCATTGTCATACGTGGAAAAGTAATAGAATTGAATTGTTAACCGTTCTCTTTTTTGTCTGACGTAAACTTGGCCACTACGTGCCGGCAAATTACTTGGTGCACCACGCTGGAAGCAGCCTCCCAAGCCAAAGTGCGGTCTTGGTCGGTTCGAACAAGCTGGGACTCTAAGGAATAAATTCCTAAGACTCCTCATCTTATCCTCAGCGGCGACATGTGTTGCACACATATCACCCCAGTCGCGGTGTAAAGGCTGCGCCCGCCAAGTAATTTACCGACACTTCGTTAGTTAGGAACAATTCTAAAACTAGCAAAAAATAATTACCACCCTTGGGTCACAGTAGCATGAGAAAAACAACACTGAAGTGAACCTCAGTAATTCGATGATTCAAACCCACGCTAAAATAAATAGATCAATAAAAGCCGCTCACCCTACTAATTTGCAGGATGAGCGGCTTTTTGCATACTTATTTTAATGGTACCTAATTAGTGCTTCTTCGCATGGAACCATTCTGATGAAGCAAAGGCGATAATATCATTCAGGAAGTAAATTGTGTATGACACGGCTAGTGCCCAATCGGAGCCATGGCCAGTCATTGCCGTGTTAATCCACAGCGTCATTGACGCTAAGCCTTGTATTGTCCACCAGTAGTATTGATCTGAATACCGTTTCACGGAAAGTACGGCGCCGATAATGCCAATTGCAGCCGCGGGACCATCAATCCAAGGACGCATTGAGTGCAAGAACCAGGCGCCGCTACCAAATGGATTTTTCGTGATGCTTTCAATTGAAGCCAAAATTACAGCGACGACAATTGTCAGCAGAATCCATTTTAGCCAGAGTTTGACATTTTTACCAAAATGCTTAACTTCCGCATTTTTCAGCCAGCTATTTGAAAAAATTACGGGTAAATCTAAGACAACAATATACACAAATTGCATAAACGCATCGGAATAATTTGATTGGATAATCCCTGGTACGATAATAAAAATTGCTGAAACTAAACCGGTTAAGCCGTTCAACCATTTGCGGGCGGTGATTAAGTTAACCGTCGCGACCCCCAGGATTGCCCCAATCATTGAGAAAATCGTGGCGTGCCCGGTGGCAAATAAGAAAATCTCAAAAACAATCGTGAAGCCCATCAAGAAGTATGATGCGCGTGGCCAGTCCCGCCAATCGGCAGTTAAGTGTTGATACCACGGCATCGTTGTTTCGTTAGTCATAATTATTAGTCCATATTGTGCAGCCCATTTTTGTGAGCCACACGTCCCTTCATTCTATGATTTGTATTAGCGAGCCGGTAGAATGTTAAATTCAGCTCTATGTCCTTGCGCAAGAAACAATAGGTATTACTATACATTTGTAAAACGTTTTACGCAACTCGCGGCAAATGCACGTAAATCCCGCCATATCAACGTTTGTAATCTTCGTGAAATCTCTCACTTCGCTTGC
This is a stretch of genomic DNA from Periweissella cryptocerci. It encodes these proteins:
- a CDS encoding ABC transporter ATP-binding protein; the protein is MFKLAKKNLQWWAVILAVAFLIVQVSADLYLPTVTSDIINKGVAQQDIPYIWHTGAKMLLVAFIGVTGAAVNVYFASTQSQKLGKKLRFQLFDKITNLSNREFDSMGNATMITRTTNDVTQIQNVMQTMLRMMIMSPIMLVGAGIMAYTKDHTLTIVFAVALPILAIAVIGIMYFAVPLFKSLQKKTDRINLVFQEGLTGVRVIRAFNQDAYEQNRFDGANADMMKTARRVFIITSFMFPIMTFVLSAVNIAIVWYGAHLIGAQSMEVGNLVAFMTYATQILMSFMQLSMVFVFIPRAQASAVRINEVLALENSVVDPTEPKDKLIVDAPTKLQFDHVDFRYAGAEQLALQDINFTATAGQTVAIIGGTGSGKSTLVNLIPRLYDIEKGEIKLNGQDIRELTQKDLHNDISITQQKAVLFTGTVRSNLQYGKPDATDDEMWHALELAQAGEFIREQGGLDLRVEQNGDNFSGGQRQRLAIARTLIKPAPVYIFDDSFSALDFKTDANLRANLKQDAAMQQAITVLVAQRISTVADADIIMVLEEGRVVGQGTHKELAANNATYQEIIDTQIKKGSDLDA
- the arcD gene encoding arginine-ornithine antiporter, with amino-acid sequence MDNKNGIGLLPLIAISVSSAIGVGIFTIPSDIAKSAAPGEALIAWGIVGVGILALALAMNNLTLKRPHLTGLFQHAQADFGPFAGFFSGWGYWMCAWLGNVAFATVLMSSLGYFIPMFDGQNIPSIIGASIISWGLTWLVMRGVESAALLNTVVAIAKLIPLFTFIVVGILFFKADVFTANFWHNMVTNTASGHGTILQQLKGCMMIMVWVFVGIEGSVMMGARAKRKSDAGRATVIGMLCLLIIYVLASMLPFGYFDQQQLAAIKQPGMMYIFKAMLGDFGGAFISLGLIISILGAWLSWTMLPAEALELMSREQILPKAFGKANKKGAPSFALIATAVLVQLFLLTLLFTNQAYNFAFSMATVAIVITYVFVGMSQIKVAWQLRHEKGNYWQLIIGIIALAFQLFVLALSGLHYLILCMIAYVPGFYAYYRARRDAGAAGLSNKEKLVAVIVTLLAILAIVLVVMGKISI
- a CDS encoding transposase, with amino-acid sequence MKNYNMNQIMLDIPTAYEPDKTHVAHYINELVEDMDVTIVYTTGRPLEYDPRLMMKLVLFAYTRSGRRIAEFAQENIIAMWLTQEAQPSYRTINRFRVSDLSEAMIMLIRELLWIWCWNNDLTFATRKSG
- a CDS encoding sulfatase-like hydrolase/transferase: MQKRKSAFGLNLLIIIAAVFVVIYTLMIEQPSFATFTQRLAKQTVYAKRFFVGWNLFDLSLVMVNVIPLAIGYKMVAVKNKVTVAIRQALIILFYAVMSFIAMAVIAPHETRHLANLASAVAPIGHGTYWLAGGLVLAIAVAPFVDQTMAKMSNARLDAFALGLFGITTLEATFFKAPILNLGDGQNVLWIGTLFVLGMYLKHRQLATKMKPIQLITTVIVSLVSVFGLLIAQLQMPHTPIEAAMRFSSLTSLPIVLSAMALVLLATKVSVKNQLINRLGAIIALSTFDMYVLFQTPFMQHVFVDKIIRRANVGKFGSAITGTLHYTKAAVAIVAVLAVIGLVRFGLTHFTRLQTFTAKFTAERIAQTVKRFFAWIVAHKVQLQQIGLAFAVMSVLVIFLDYTQLKLDLPYALKITFRFPHNYWINMTIMSIMFALLLAVFNRFWYALTTLTVVMLAFGIGSYEMLIMRQEPVLPADLAELGSFSEIAGMVSAKLLVYAGIGIAVLIALAVLVQWRSRITKFFHWRGRLVLLIISLALGFSLFNTNHEMSPSHKFLVAAGYDPKNFDQTVAAKANGPLITFVNNLDVQIMAKPKGYSAATMNKLAQKYTNVANNINKTRTQSDMSKQTVIYILSETLSDPDHLPGVTLNAEAMPYLQKLKTETTSGMMLSSGYGGGTANMEYQAYTSMAMNNFSPTVTTPYVQVIPKMKKVPAFQNLFDYNVNVHPYVASMYNRQNVYKAYGVNKFYHINSKNKLTYTAKVGRNPRISDESAFKEVELRIAQHKGGQLIGLETMQNHRPYGPYYATDSYKVTANNYNMPESEKSQIEDYTEGLHYTDQALKAFIAKLDAIQKPISVVFYGDHLPGIYNSIPMSKYGIQLHETDWFIYSNKYSREHGVKNTKLPNTKIVSPNVFSPLLMKHLDQKVSPFYALMTNVAEQLPAMSTDSGKAANKSSDNGAGEILNQNSEIVPENKLTATQKQTLADYRMIQYDLTTGKQYILKDKSFIRPVTDK
- a CDS encoding MetQ/NlpA family ABC transporter substrate-binding protein; protein product: MKKAYIRFAVIAFALALILAGCGKAKSTSSNITIGSMGSDTDVWRYIAQSKEAKDAGLKITVKDLTNVTSLNPATVSGNIDVNAFQTVDYLNAYNKAAKQNLVPIATTYLEPLGIFSHKYKSLADVKDGATVGIVNDPANEARDLQLLAQSGLIKLAPSFKAGTGSIKDIAANPKHLKFKEIDYSMGPRVLDSLDLVFINNTTALEAGLNVLKDSVYREQINATTKGSINLLVTTKAKAKQADIKKLGKLYHSAFVQKYIKDKFQGTKVDVNKPLSYVEK
- the pnuC gene encoding nicotinamide riboside transporter PnuC; amino-acid sequence: MTNETTMPWYQHLTADWRDWPRASYFLMGFTIVFEIFLFATGHATIFSMIGAILGVATVNLITARKWLNGLTGLVSAIFIIVPGIIQSNYSDAFMQFVYIVVLDLPVIFSNSWLKNAEVKHFGKNVKLWLKWILLTIVVAVILASIESITKNPFGSGAWFLHSMRPWIDGPAAAIGIIGAVLSVKRYSDQYYWWTIQGLASMTLWINTAMTGHGSDWALAVSYTIYFLNDIIAFASSEWFHAKKH